In a single window of the Callithrix jacchus isolate 240 chromosome 1, calJac240_pri, whole genome shotgun sequence genome:
- the SURF1 gene encoding surfeit locus protein 1 isoform X1 — translation MELKNLEYRPVKVRGCFDHSKELYMMPRTMVDPAREAREAGRISSSAETGAHVVTPFHCTDLGITILVNRGFVPRKKVNPETRQKGQIEGEVDLIGTVRLTETRKPFVPENSPERNHWHYRDLEAMARITGAEPIFIDADFKSTVPGGPIGGQTRVTLRNEHLQYIVTWYGLSAATSYLWFKKFVRGTPGA, via the exons ATGGAACTGAAAAATCTGGAGTATAGGCCAGTGAAAGTCAGGGGGTGCTTTGACCACTCCAAGGAGCTGTATATGATGCCCCGGACTATGGTGGACCCTGCTCGGGAAGCCCGGGAGGCGGGCCGCATCTCCTCCTCAGCTGAGACTGGGGCCCATGTGGTCACTCCCTTCCACTGCACCGACCTGGG AATCACCATCCTGGTAAATAGAGGGTTTGTTCCCAGGAAGAAAGTGAATCCTGAAACCCGGCAGAAAGGCCAG ATTGAGGGAGAAGTGGACCTCATTGGGACGGTGAGGCTGACAGAAACCAGGAAGCCTTTTGTCCCTGAGAACAGTCCAGAAAGGAACCACTGGCATTACCGGGACCTGGAGGCTATGGCCAGAATCACAGGCGCAGAGCCCATCTTCATTGATGCTGACTTCA AAAGCACAGTCCCAGGAGGACCCATTGGAGGGCAAACCAGAGTCACTCTGAGGAATGAGCATCTGCAGTACATCGTAACCTG GTATGGACTCTCTGCAGCTACATCATACCTGTGGTTTAAGAAGTTTGTACGTGGAACACCTGGTGCGTGA
- the SURF1 gene encoding surfeit locus protein 1 isoform X2, with protein sequence MAAVAALQLGLRVAGLRVAGLGRVSVGRREREGGAGRGVGTQSSARPSVSAGPGQRLLEECPWGLPAPSLSGSTGVFFGTGCSRSLFKGFCLHVSVVKLSPEVAWRPSRCGSSAAEASATKAEDDSFLRWVLLLIPVTAFGLGTWQVQRRKWKRNLIAELESRVLAEPVPLPADPMELKNLEYRPVKVRGCFDHSKELYMMPRTMVDPAREAREAGRISSSAETGAHVVTPFHCTDLGITILVNRGFVPRKKVNPETRQKGQIEGEVDLIGTVRLTETRKPFVPENSPERNHWHYRDLEAMARITGAEPIFIDADFKSTVPGGPIGGQTRVTLRNEHLQYIVTWYGLSAATSYLWFKKFVRGTPGA encoded by the exons ATGGCGGCGGTGGCTGCACTGCAGCTGGGGCTGCGGGTGGCGGGGCTGCGGGTGGCGGGGCTGGGACGGGTGAGCGTGGGGCGCAGGGAACGAGAGGGCGGCGCGGGGCGCGGGGTAGGGACCCAGAGCTCAGCCCGCCCGTCCGTGTCCGCAGGCCCCGGCCAGCGCCTCCTGGAGGAGTGTCCTTGGGGTCTCCCCGCGCCCAG TCTCTCAGGCAGTACTGGAGTCTTTTTTGGAACTGGCTGCTCCAGGTCTCTGTTCAAGGGCTTCTGCCTCCATGTCAGTGTTGTGAAACTTTCTCCAGAGGTGGCCTGGAGGCCAAGCAGGTGCGGCAGTTCTGCAGCAGAAGCATCTGCCACAAAAGCGGAAGACGACTCCTTTCTCCGGTGGGTCCTGCTCCTCATCCCCGTGACTGCCTTTGGCTTGGGGACATGGCAG GTCCAGCGTCGGAAGTGGAAGCGGAACCTGATTGCAGAGTTGGAGTCCAGAGTTCTAGCCGAGCCTGTCCCTCTGCCCGCAGA CCCAATGGAACTGAAAAATCTGGAGTATAGGCCAGTGAAAGTCAGGGGGTGCTTTGACCACTCCAAGGAGCTGTATATGATGCCCCGGACTATGGTGGACCCTGCTCGGGAAGCCCGGGAGGCGGGCCGCATCTCCTCCTCAGCTGAGACTGGGGCCCATGTGGTCACTCCCTTCCACTGCACCGACCTGGG AATCACCATCCTGGTAAATAGAGGGTTTGTTCCCAGGAAGAAAGTGAATCCTGAAACCCGGCAGAAAGGCCAG ATTGAGGGAGAAGTGGACCTCATTGGGACGGTGAGGCTGACAGAAACCAGGAAGCCTTTTGTCCCTGAGAACAGTCCAGAAAGGAACCACTGGCATTACCGGGACCTGGAGGCTATGGCCAGAATCACAGGCGCAGAGCCCATCTTCATTGATGCTGACTTCA AAAGCACAGTCCCAGGAGGACCCATTGGAGGGCAAACCAGAGTCACTCTGAGGAATGAGCATCTGCAGTACATCGTAACCTG GTATGGACTCTCTGCAGCTACATCATACCTGTGGTTTAAGAAGTTTGTACGTGGAACACCTGGTGCGTGA
- the LOC100410514 gene encoding mediator of RNA polymerase II transcription subunit 22 isoform X1: MAQQRALPQSKETLLQSYNKRLKDDIKSIMDNFTEIIKTAKIEDETQVSRATQGEQDNYEMHVRAANIVRAGESLMKLVSDLKQFLILNDFPSVNEAIDQRNQQLRALQEECDRKLITLRDEISIDLYELEEEYYSSSSSLCEANDLPLCEAYGRLDLDTDSADGLSAPLLVSPEHSAGPLQAAAPAHSQAGGPGPTEHA; encoded by the exons ATGGCCCAGCAGAGAGCCCTGCCCCAGAGCAAGGAGACACTGCTGCAGTCTTACAACAAGCGGCTGAAGGATGACATCAAGTCCATCATGGACAACTTCACCGAGATCATCAAGACCGCcaag ATTGAGGACGAGACACAGGTGTCACGGGCCACTCAAGGTGAACAGGACAATTACGAGATGCACGTGCGAGCTGCCAACATC GTCCGAGCCGGTGAGTCCCTGATGAAGCTGGTGTCCGACCTCAAGCAGTTCCTGATCCTCAACGACTTCCCCTCCGTGAACGAGGCCATCGACCAGCGCAACCAGCAGCTGCGTGCGCTGCAGGAGGAGTGTGACCGGAAGCTCATCACGCTGCGGGACGAAATCTCCATTGACCTCTACGAGCTGGAGGAGGAGTATTACTCGTCCAG CTCAAGCCTTTGTGAAGCTAATGACCTGCCTCTGTGCGAAGCTTACGGGAGGCTGGACCTCGACACAGACTCTGCTGATGGTCTCTCGGCCCCTCTGCTGGTGTCCCCGGAGCACAGTGCTGGCCCCCTGCAGGCGGCAGCCCCTGCCCATTCCCAAGCCGGTGGCCCCGGCCCCACTGAGCATGCCTGA
- the LOC100410514 gene encoding mediator of RNA polymerase II transcription subunit 22 isoform X2, with protein sequence MAQQRALPQSKETLLQSYNKRLKDDIKSIMDNFTEIIKTAKVRAGESLMKLVSDLKQFLILNDFPSVNEAIDQRNQQLRALQEECDRKLITLRDEISIDLYELEEEYYSSSSSLCEANDLPLCEAYGRLDLDTDSADGLSAPLLVSPEHSAGPLQAAAPAHSQAGGPGPTEHA encoded by the exons ATGGCCCAGCAGAGAGCCCTGCCCCAGAGCAAGGAGACACTGCTGCAGTCTTACAACAAGCGGCTGAAGGATGACATCAAGTCCATCATGGACAACTTCACCGAGATCATCAAGACCGCcaag GTCCGAGCCGGTGAGTCCCTGATGAAGCTGGTGTCCGACCTCAAGCAGTTCCTGATCCTCAACGACTTCCCCTCCGTGAACGAGGCCATCGACCAGCGCAACCAGCAGCTGCGTGCGCTGCAGGAGGAGTGTGACCGGAAGCTCATCACGCTGCGGGACGAAATCTCCATTGACCTCTACGAGCTGGAGGAGGAGTATTACTCGTCCAG CTCAAGCCTTTGTGAAGCTAATGACCTGCCTCTGTGCGAAGCTTACGGGAGGCTGGACCTCGACACAGACTCTGCTGATGGTCTCTCGGCCCCTCTGCTGGTGTCCCCGGAGCACAGTGCTGGCCCCCTGCAGGCGGCAGCCCCTGCCCATTCCCAAGCCGGTGGCCCCGGCCCCACTGAGCATGCCTGA
- the LOC100414091 gene encoding surfeit locus protein 6 — protein MASLLAKDAYLQSLARKICVQPGPQPQARTRAGKTQGSKTAGPSKKKRNTSQKKFREREEKAAEHKAKSFGEKSPAASGAAISASSSAETPAGDLATEPESLFALDVLRQRLHEKIQEARGQGSAKELSPAALQKRQRRKQERDRKKRKRKELRAKEKARKAEEAAEAQEPVEPSPEGAGREPREMPRLIFNKVEVSEDQPASKAQRRKEKRQRVKGNLTPLTGRNYRQLLERLQTRQSQLDELRGQSEEKAQELEAKMKWTNLLYKAEGVKIRDDERLLQEALKRKEKRRAQRQRRWEKRTASVVEKMQQRQDRRRQNLRRKKAARAERRLLKARKKGRILPQDLERAGLA, from the exons ATGGCCTCTCTGCTCGCCAAGGACGCCTACCTGCAGAGCCTGGCCAGGAAGATCTGCGTCCAGCCGGGCCCGCAGCCGCAGGCGCGCACGCGGG ctGGCAAAACTCAAGGCTCAAAAACTGCAGggccctcaaaaaagaaaaggaacacatCACAAAAGAAATTTCGGGAGCGAGAAGAGAAAGCTGCTGAGCACAAGGCCAAGTCCTTCGGGGAGAAGTCTCCAGCAGCCTCTGGGGCAGCGATTTCAGCTTCCAGCTCAGCAGAGACCCCTGCAG GTGACCTGGCCACAGAGCCCGAGTCTCTGTTTGCCCTGGATGTTCTGCGACAGCGACTGCATGAGAAGATCCAGGAGGCCCGGGGCCAG GGCAGTGCCAAGGAGCTGTCCCCTGCCGCCCTGCAGAAAAGGCAGCGGAGAAAGCAGGAACGGGACCGGAAGAAGAGGAAGCGAAAGGAGCTGCGGGCGAAAGAGAAggccaggaaggcagaggaggcCGCGGAGGCTCAGGAGCCCGTGGAGCCAAGCCCCGAGGGGGCCGGCAGGGAGCCTCGGGAGATGCCGAGGCTGATCTTCAATAAG GTGGAGGTGAGTGAAGACCAGCCGGCCAGCAAGGCGCAgcgcaggaaggagaagaggcagaGGGTGAAGGGGAACCTCACGCCGCTGACCGGGAGGAACTACCGGCAGCTGCTGGAGCGCCTGCAGACGCGGCAGAGCCAGCTGGACGAGCTGCGCGGCCAGAGTGAGGAGAAGGCGCAGGAGCTGGAGGCCAAGATGAAGTGGACCAACCTCCTGTACAAGGCGGAGGGCGTGAAGATCCGTGACGACGAGCGCCTGCTGCAGGAGGCCCTGAAGCGCAAGGAGAAGCGCAGAGCACAGCGGCAGCGCCGGTGGGAGAAGCGCACGGCCAGCGTGGTGGAGAAGATGCAGCAGCGCCAGGACCGGCGGCGGCAGAACCTGCGCAGGAAGAAGGCGGCCCGCGCTGAGCGCCGCCTGCTCAAGGCCCGCAAGAAGGGCCGCATCCTGCCGCAGGACCTGGAGCGCGCGGGCCTGGCCTGA
- the SURF1 gene encoding surfeit locus protein 1 isoform X3, translating to MAAVAALQLGLRVAGLRVAGLGRAPASASWRSVLGVSPRPEVAWRPSRCGSSAAEASATKAEDDSFLRWVLLLIPVTAFGLGTWQVQRRKWKRNLIAELESRVLAEPVPLPADPMELKNLEYRPVKVRGCFDHSKELYMMPRTMVDPAREAREAGRISSSAETGAHVVTPFHCTDLGITILVNRGFVPRKKVNPETRQKGQIEGEVDLIGTVRLTETRKPFVPENSPERNHWHYRDLEAMARITGAEPIFIDADFKSTVPGGPIGGQTRVTLRNEHLQYIVTWYGLSAATSYLWFKKFVRGTPGA from the exons ATGGCGGCGGTGGCTGCACTGCAGCTGGGGCTGCGGGTGGCGGGGCTGCGGGTGGCGGGGCTGGGACGG GCCCCGGCCAGCGCCTCCTGGAGGAGTGTCCTTGGGGTCTCCCCGCGCCCAG AGGTGGCCTGGAGGCCAAGCAGGTGCGGCAGTTCTGCAGCAGAAGCATCTGCCACAAAAGCGGAAGACGACTCCTTTCTCCGGTGGGTCCTGCTCCTCATCCCCGTGACTGCCTTTGGCTTGGGGACATGGCAG GTCCAGCGTCGGAAGTGGAAGCGGAACCTGATTGCAGAGTTGGAGTCCAGAGTTCTAGCCGAGCCTGTCCCTCTGCCCGCAGA CCCAATGGAACTGAAAAATCTGGAGTATAGGCCAGTGAAAGTCAGGGGGTGCTTTGACCACTCCAAGGAGCTGTATATGATGCCCCGGACTATGGTGGACCCTGCTCGGGAAGCCCGGGAGGCGGGCCGCATCTCCTCCTCAGCTGAGACTGGGGCCCATGTGGTCACTCCCTTCCACTGCACCGACCTGGG AATCACCATCCTGGTAAATAGAGGGTTTGTTCCCAGGAAGAAAGTGAATCCTGAAACCCGGCAGAAAGGCCAG ATTGAGGGAGAAGTGGACCTCATTGGGACGGTGAGGCTGACAGAAACCAGGAAGCCTTTTGTCCCTGAGAACAGTCCAGAAAGGAACCACTGGCATTACCGGGACCTGGAGGCTATGGCCAGAATCACAGGCGCAGAGCCCATCTTCATTGATGCTGACTTCA AAAGCACAGTCCCAGGAGGACCCATTGGAGGGCAAACCAGAGTCACTCTGAGGAATGAGCATCTGCAGTACATCGTAACCTG GTATGGACTCTCTGCAGCTACATCATACCTGTGGTTTAAGAAGTTTGTACGTGGAACACCTGGTGCGTGA
- the RPL7A gene encoding LOW QUALITY PROTEIN: large ribosomal subunit protein eL8 (The sequence of the model RefSeq protein was modified relative to this genomic sequence to represent the inferred CDS: inserted 2 bases in 1 codon; substituted 1 base at 1 genomic stop codon) produces the protein MPELQDQGEEGGSGPCCRGAGGRESGESRVSFEKLKNFGIGHDSQPKRDLTGFVKWPLCVRLQRQRTMLYKRLKVPPAINQFTQALDRQTAIEVLKLAQKYRPERQQEKQQRLLAPAEKKAAGKGDIPTKRPPVLXAGVNTVTALVERKKAELVVIAHDTDPIELVVFLPSLCRKMGVPYCIIKGKARXGRLVHRKTCTTVAFTRVNGEDKGTLAKLVEATRRNCSDRYEEITPSVGRQCPGSQVWLTSPSLEKARVEELETSIIVFCK, from the exons ATG CCGGAACTTCAAGACCAAGGGGAAGAAGGTGGCTCCGGTCCCTGCTGTCGTGGAGCAGGAGGCCGAGAAAGTGGCGAATCCCGTGTTTCATTTGAAAAGCTGAAGAATTTTGGCATTG GCCACGACAGCCAACCGAAAAGAGACCTCACCGGATTTGTGAAATGGCCCCTCTGTGTCAGGCTGCAGCGGCAAAGAACCATGCTTTATAAGCGGCTGAAAGTGCCTCCTGCCATTAACCAGTTCACCCAGGCCCTGGACCGCCAAACAG CTATTGAGGTGCTGAAGCTGGCCCAGAAGTATAGGCCAGAGAGGCAGCAAGAGAAGCAGCAGAGGCTGTTGGCCCCGGCCGAGAAGAAAGCTGCTGGCAAAGGGGACATCCCCACTAAGAGACCACCTGTCCTTTGAGCAG GAGTTAACACCGTCACTGCCTtggtggagagaaagaaagctgaGCTGGTGGTGATTGCTCACGACACGGATCCCATTGAG CTGGTTGTCTTCTTGCCTTCCCTCTGTCGGAAAATGGGAGTCCCTTACTGTATCATCAAGGGGAAGGCAAG CGGACGTCTAGTCCACAGGAAGACCTGCACGACTGTGGCATTCACCCGGGTTAATGG GGAAGACAAAGGCACTTTGGCTAAGCTGGTGGAAGCTACCAGGAGAAACTGCAGTGACAGATACGAGGAG atAACGCCGTCAGTGGGGAGGCAATGTCCTGGGTCCCAGGTTTGGCTCACATCGCCAAGCCTGGAAAAAGCAAGGGTGGAAGAACTTGAAACATCCATTAtagttttctgtaaataa